The Streptomyces sp. R28 region TGGGGGCGTAAAGGCCCGTTTCGGGGTGGTGGGTCGGGACGTGAGGTGGGCTGGGCGTGCGTGGTGGGCGTTGGCGGCGGGCCGCCAGTCAGGTCGGGCGGAGCGTCACCGTGTGGGCGGTCTCCACCGTCACCATGCTCGTGCTCGCCGGGATCCTGCCCGACTTCCAGCTCCAGTCCGCGGACGGTGACAGCGCCACCAGTATCGCCATCACCGCGGCCCTCGGCGCCGGCGCGTTCGGTCTGCTCTCGGCGATCTTCTGGCCCCTCCTCGTACGGCTTCTGCTGCTGGTGCCCGCCCTGGTGCTCGGCCTGCTGGTGTTCTTCCTCAACGGCTCGCTGCTCATCGTCGCCCTGCGCCTGGTCCCCTCCGGCGACAGCGAGGCCGCCCCCGAGACCGCCGTCATCGTCGCCGCCGTGATGTCCGCCGTCGCCTCCGCCACCGGCGCCGCCCTCGCCGTCCGGGACGACGACGCGTACCGGCGCAGGCTGTACCGCCTCGCCGACCGCCGCCGCAGAGCGCTGCCACCCGGCCCGTCCAGCCCCGGTACCGTCTTCCTGCAGCTCGACGGCGTGGGCCACGACGTACTCCTCGACGCCGTCGGCAAGGACCTGATGCCGACCGTCGCCCGCTGGCTCGGCACCAGCACCAGCAGCGTCGACGGCGCCCGCCCCACCCACCGCCCCACCCACCGGCTCACCCCCTGGCGCACCGACTGGTCCAGCCAGACCGGCGCCAGCCAGCTCGGCATCCTGCACGGCAGCAACCACGACGTGCCCGCCTTCCGCTGGTACGAGAAGGCCGGCCGCGAGGTGATGGTCTGCAACCGCCCCACCAGCGCCGCCGAACTCCAGCGCCGCGCCGTCGACCGGACCGGCGACCGCGGACTGCTCACCGCCGACGGCGCCAGCCGCGGCAACCTCTTCAGCGGCGGGGCTGACGAGCAGGCCCTCGTGCTGTCCATCGCCACCAGACGGCGCAGCCGCGAGAACCGCTCCCGGGCGGGCTACTTCGCCTACTTCTCCGACCCGGCCAACGCCGTGCGCACCGCCCTGTCCTTCGTCGCCGAGGTCGGCCGTGAGATCGGCCAGTCCACTCGGGCCCGCGTCCGCAAGGTCCGGCCGAGGGTCTCCCGCGGCGGCCTCTATCCGCTCGTCCGCGCCTTCGCGACCGTCGTCGAACGGGACGTCGTCGTGGCCGCGGTGATGGGCGACATGCTCGCCGGGCGCACCTCCGTCTACGCCGACCTCGTGGCGTACGACGAAGTGGCCCACCACTCCGGGCCGTGCGGCCGGGACGCCGAGAAGGTCCTCGAACGCCTCGACCGGGCGCTGGCGTTGATCGAGAAGGTCGCCGAGCACGCCCCGCGGCCGTACCGGATCGTCGTGCTGTCGGACCACGGCCAGAGCCCCGGCGAGACCTTCCGCGCCCGCTACGGCCTGGGCCTCGGCGACCTGGTGCGGGCCGGCTGCGGGCTGCCCGTGCCGCGCAAGGCGCAGCGCACCCACAGCGGCGCCGAGGCCCGCGCGGCCGTGCGCGCGGCGCTGCGCCGGCCCGTCGAGGAGGGCGGCGAGGAGTATCGCCCCTCCCGCCGCCGCTCGGAGCCGCTCGTGCTCGCGTCCGGCAACCTCGGCCTGGTCTCCTTCCCGGACGTGCCGCACCGGATGACCAAGGAGGAGATCGACGCCCGCCACCCGGCCCTGCTCACCACCCTCGCCAACCACCCCGGCGTCGGCTTCGT contains the following coding sequences:
- a CDS encoding phage holin family protein; translation: MWAVSTVTMLVLAGILPDFQLQSADGDSATSIAITAALGAGAFGLLSAIFWPLLVRLLLLVPALVLGLLVFFLNGSLLIVALRLVPSGDSEAAPETAVIVAAVMSAVASATGAALAVRDDDAYRRRLYRLADRRRRALPPGPSSPGTVFLQLDGVGHDVLLDAVGKDLMPTVARWLGTSTSSVDGARPTHRPTHRLTPWRTDWSSQTGASQLGILHGSNHDVPAFRWYEKAGREVMVCNRPTSAAELQRRAVDRTGDRGLLTADGASRGNLFSGGADEQALVLSIATRRRSRENRSRAGYFAYFSDPANAVRTALSFVAEVGREIGQSTRARVRKVRPRVSRGGLYPLVRAFATVVERDVVVAAVMGDMLAGRTSVYADLVAYDEVAHHSGPCGRDAEKVLERLDRALALIEKVAEHAPRPYRIVVLSDHGQSPGETFRARYGLGLGDLVRAGCGLPVPRKAQRTHSGAEARAAVRAALRRPVEEGGEEYRPSRRRSEPLVLASGNLGLVSFPDVPHRMTKEEIDARHPALLTTLANHPGVGFVLVRSAEHGGLVLGAYGAEIPLGQLDDKPGPLEVFGPGPADAVRRTHSFPNAADIMVNSAYDPADGGEVLAFEEQIGSHGGLGGAQGKPFLLSPLAFTAPVDDGEDLVGAEQVHRVLRRWLRESNGPQVPLDAEPEERAA